In the genome of Burkholderia diffusa, one region contains:
- the dkgB gene encoding 2,5-didehydrogluconate reductase DkgB yields MSNIPSFGLGTFRLQGQVVIDSVRNGLELGYRAIDTAQIYGNEAEVGEAIAASGVRRDDLFVTTKIWVDNYAPAKLAASLEESLRKLRTDYVDLTLIHWPAPDNGVSIDAFMTALADAKAKGLTRQIGISNFNIELTKEAIAVVGKDAIATNQIELSPYLQNRKLVEFLNAEGIHVTSYMTLAYGKVLGDPVIGAIAQRHDATPAQVALAWALQLGYSVIPSSTKRENLASNLLARTLRLTDEDMARIAALERNGREVDPAGLAPKWD; encoded by the coding sequence ATGAGCAACATTCCCTCATTCGGCCTCGGTACTTTCCGCCTGCAAGGCCAGGTTGTCATCGACTCGGTCCGCAACGGCCTCGAACTCGGCTACCGCGCGATCGACACCGCGCAGATCTACGGCAACGAAGCCGAAGTCGGTGAAGCGATTGCCGCATCGGGCGTGCGCCGCGACGACCTGTTCGTCACGACGAAGATCTGGGTCGACAACTACGCGCCGGCCAAGCTGGCCGCCAGTCTCGAGGAAAGCCTGCGCAAGCTGCGCACGGACTACGTCGACCTGACGCTGATCCACTGGCCGGCTCCGGACAACGGCGTGTCGATCGACGCGTTCATGACCGCGCTCGCCGACGCGAAGGCGAAGGGCCTCACGCGCCAGATCGGCATCTCGAACTTCAACATCGAGCTGACGAAGGAAGCGATCGCGGTGGTCGGCAAGGATGCGATCGCGACGAACCAGATCGAACTGAGCCCGTATCTGCAGAACCGCAAGCTGGTCGAGTTCCTGAACGCCGAGGGCATCCACGTGACGTCGTACATGACGCTCGCGTACGGCAAGGTGCTCGGCGACCCGGTAATCGGTGCGATCGCGCAACGTCACGATGCGACGCCGGCGCAGGTCGCGCTCGCCTGGGCCCTGCAGCTCGGCTATTCGGTAATCCCGTCGTCGACGAAGCGCGAAAACCTCGCGAGCAACCTGCTCGCGCGGACGCTGCGCCTGACCGACGAGGACATGGCGCGGATCGCCGCGCTCGAGCGCAACGGCCGCGAAGTCGACCCGGCCGGCCTCGCGCCGAAGTGGGATTAA
- a CDS encoding alkene reductase — translation MTQDPLFQPLQFGTLTLPNRIVMPPMTRSRASQPGDEANELMAAYYAQRASAGLIVSEGTYIAPLGKGYAWTPGIHTPSQVAGWRKVTDAVHAAHGRIFAQLWHVGRLSHTSLLGGRQPVSSSPLQAKGVNVFIAGEDGSTPGFVQASEPRALSVDEIREIVDQYRAAARNAIEAGFDGVELHGANGYLVNQFIDSNANTRTDAYGGSLENRLRFLREVAQALIEGTGDASRVGIRLAPLTTLNGCVDDDPETTYLAAAKLLGELGVGYLHIAEADWDDAPLMPVEFKQQLRAAFPGVMIYAGAYTAERAREAIAAGWADLVAFGRPFVANPDLPERLRTGAALTPHDRNTLFGGGARGLIDYPTLAQAAA, via the coding sequence ATGACCCAGGACCCGCTTTTCCAGCCGCTGCAATTCGGCACTCTGACGCTGCCGAACCGCATCGTGATGCCGCCCATGACGCGTTCGCGCGCCAGCCAGCCCGGCGACGAAGCCAACGAACTGATGGCCGCGTACTACGCGCAGCGCGCAAGTGCCGGGCTGATCGTCAGCGAAGGCACGTACATCGCGCCGCTCGGCAAGGGCTACGCATGGACGCCCGGCATCCACACGCCGTCGCAGGTCGCCGGCTGGCGCAAGGTGACCGACGCCGTCCACGCCGCGCACGGCCGCATCTTCGCGCAGCTCTGGCACGTCGGCCGGCTGAGCCACACGAGCCTGCTCGGCGGCCGGCAACCCGTGTCGTCGTCGCCGCTCCAGGCAAAGGGCGTGAACGTGTTCATCGCCGGTGAAGACGGCAGCACGCCGGGTTTCGTGCAGGCCTCCGAGCCGCGCGCGTTGTCGGTCGACGAAATCCGCGAGATCGTCGATCAATACCGCGCCGCCGCGCGCAACGCGATCGAAGCCGGCTTCGACGGCGTCGAGCTGCACGGCGCGAACGGCTATCTCGTGAACCAGTTCATCGACTCGAACGCGAACACGCGCACCGACGCGTACGGCGGCTCGCTCGAGAACCGGCTGCGCTTCCTGCGCGAAGTCGCGCAGGCGCTGATCGAAGGCACCGGCGACGCGTCGCGCGTCGGCATCCGACTCGCGCCGCTGACCACGCTGAACGGCTGCGTCGACGACGATCCCGAGACGACGTACCTCGCCGCCGCGAAGCTGCTCGGCGAACTTGGCGTCGGCTACCTGCACATCGCGGAAGCCGACTGGGACGACGCGCCGCTGATGCCGGTCGAGTTCAAGCAGCAGCTGCGTGCCGCGTTCCCGGGCGTGATGATCTACGCCGGCGCGTACACGGCCGAGCGCGCGCGCGAAGCGATCGCCGCAGGCTGGGCCGACCTCGTCGCCTTCGGCCGCCCGTTCGTCGCGAATCCCGACCTGCCCGAACGCCTGCGCACCGGCGCCGCGCTCACGCCGCACGACCGCAACACACTGTTCGGCGGCGGCGCACGCGGCCTCATCGACTATCCGACGCTTGCGCAAGCCGCGGCGTGA
- a CDS encoding O-methyltransferase, with protein sequence MTTLIHDPLASLLARLFDEADASSPASSPDFADLSHDEHARLMRSKTDYADFYARLKDYPLAVSRETGTLLYMLARSCGARSIVEFGTSFGISTLHLAAALRDNGGGRVITSEFEASKVARARANLLAAGLADLVEIREGDALRTLASDLPDTVDLLLLDGAKALYPEILARIEPRLRPGAFVVADNAEYSPDYLDYVRAPRNSYLSVPFGGDVELSMRIG encoded by the coding sequence ATGACCACCCTGATTCACGACCCGCTGGCGTCGCTGCTCGCGCGCCTGTTCGACGAAGCCGACGCATCGTCGCCCGCGTCGAGCCCGGACTTCGCCGACCTGTCGCACGACGAGCACGCGCGGCTGATGCGCAGCAAGACCGATTACGCCGATTTCTATGCGCGCCTGAAGGACTATCCGCTCGCGGTGTCGCGCGAGACGGGCACGCTGCTGTACATGCTCGCGCGCAGCTGCGGCGCACGCTCGATCGTCGAGTTCGGGACGTCGTTCGGCATCTCGACGCTGCACCTCGCTGCCGCGCTGCGCGACAACGGCGGCGGCCGCGTGATCACGAGCGAGTTTGAAGCGTCGAAGGTCGCGCGGGCGCGCGCGAACCTGTTGGCGGCGGGGCTGGCCGATCTGGTCGAGATCCGTGAAGGCGATGCGTTGCGCACGCTGGCGAGCGATCTGCCGGACACGGTCGATCTCTTGCTGCTCGACGGCGCCAAGGCGCTGTATCCGGAGATCCTCGCGCGGATCGAGCCGCGGTTGCGGCCCGGGGCGTTCGTCGTTGCCGACAACGCGGAATACAGCCCGGACTACCTCGATTACGTGCGTGCGCCGCGCAACAGCTACCTGTCGGTGCCGTTCGGCGGCGATGTCGAGCTGTCGATGAGGATTGGCTGA
- a CDS encoding TetR family transcriptional regulator — translation MTNYSRFTIRIGRPVMTDRRNTPIATRRLPRQARSAQLVDDVLQAAIQVLATEGAQRFTMARVAERAGVSVGSLYQYFPNKAAVLFRLQHDEWRQTSGMLRGMLEDPHKTPPERLRTAVHAFIRSECDEARMRIALDDAAPLYRDTPEAREAKAAGDRIFSAFMLDALPDVPDATRALACELITSTLMNSGKAFSETERTPAEIDAYAAAMADMFCAYLAQLARG, via the coding sequence ATGACGAACTATTCACGTTTTACTATTCGCATTGGCAGACCCGTCATGACCGACCGCCGCAACACCCCGATCGCCACGCGCAGACTGCCTCGGCAGGCGCGCTCCGCCCAGCTCGTCGACGACGTGCTGCAGGCCGCTATTCAGGTTCTGGCGACCGAAGGCGCGCAGCGCTTCACGATGGCGCGCGTCGCCGAGCGCGCCGGTGTGAGTGTCGGTTCGCTGTATCAGTACTTCCCGAACAAGGCGGCCGTGCTGTTCCGGCTGCAGCACGACGAGTGGCGGCAGACGTCCGGAATGCTGCGCGGGATGCTGGAAGATCCGCACAAGACGCCGCCCGAGCGGCTGCGCACCGCCGTCCATGCGTTCATCCGCTCGGAATGCGACGAGGCGCGGATGCGCATCGCGCTCGACGACGCCGCGCCGCTCTATCGCGATACACCCGAAGCCCGGGAAGCGAAGGCCGCCGGCGACCGGATCTTCAGCGCGTTCATGCTCGACGCGCTGCCCGACGTGCCGGACGCCACGCGCGCGCTCGCGTGCGAGCTGATCACCAGCACGCTCATGAATTCCGGCAAGGCGTTTTCGGAAACCGAACGCACGCCCGCGGAAATCGACGCGTACGCGGCCGCGATGGCCGACATGTTCTGCGCGTATCTCGCGCAGCTCGCGCGCGGTTGA
- a CDS encoding NCS2 family permease — translation MSDTPVQPTVGVGAEETDFGTKGVIDRYFGISSRGSTQRREIVAGVTTFLAMVYSVFVVPGMFGKAGFDTSAVFVAVCLTTAFGSLLMGLWAKLPIAIGCAISLTAFTAFGLVLGKGLHPSVALGAVFLMGLVFTGISVTGVRSWILRNLPAGVAHGTGIGIGLFLLLIASNDVGLVIKNPGAGLPVSLGQITAFPVIMSVVGLAAIFGLEKRRVPGGILLVVVAISLIGLAFDPAVKYRGIFALPSLSAPGHASLIGAMDIKGALSMAVLPSVLALVMTAVFDATGTIRAVAGQAGQLDESGRIINGGRALTADSVSSIFSGFLGGAPAAAYIESSVGVAAGAKTGLAAAVVGVLFLVVMFFSPLAGLVPSYATAPALMYVGLLMLGSVSKLHMDDMVDAMSGLVCAVFIVLTANIVTGIMLGFSTLVIGRIASGEFRKLNVGTVLIAAVLVTFYLGGWAI, via the coding sequence ATGAGTGATACCCCGGTGCAGCCGACGGTCGGCGTCGGCGCGGAAGAAACGGACTTCGGCACCAAGGGAGTCATCGACCGGTACTTCGGCATTTCGTCGCGCGGCAGCACGCAGCGTCGCGAAATCGTCGCGGGCGTGACCACTTTCCTCGCGATGGTCTATTCGGTGTTCGTCGTGCCCGGCATGTTCGGCAAGGCGGGCTTCGACACGAGCGCGGTATTCGTCGCGGTCTGTCTCACCACCGCGTTCGGCTCGCTGCTGATGGGCCTGTGGGCGAAGCTGCCGATCGCGATCGGCTGCGCGATCTCGCTGACCGCGTTCACCGCGTTCGGCCTCGTGCTCGGCAAGGGCCTGCATCCGAGCGTCGCGCTCGGCGCCGTGTTCCTGATGGGCCTCGTGTTCACGGGCATCTCGGTCACCGGCGTGCGTTCGTGGATCCTGCGCAACCTGCCCGCGGGCGTCGCACACGGCACCGGGATCGGCATCGGCCTGTTCCTGCTGCTGATCGCGTCGAACGACGTCGGCCTCGTGATCAAGAATCCGGGCGCCGGCCTGCCGGTCTCGCTCGGCCAGATCACCGCGTTCCCGGTCATCATGTCGGTCGTCGGCCTCGCCGCGATCTTCGGGCTCGAGAAGCGCCGCGTGCCCGGCGGCATCCTGCTCGTCGTGGTCGCGATCTCGCTGATCGGCCTCGCGTTCGATCCGGCCGTGAAGTATCGCGGCATCTTCGCGCTGCCGTCGCTGAGCGCACCGGGCCACGCATCGCTGATCGGCGCGATGGACATCAAGGGCGCACTGTCGATGGCCGTGCTGCCGAGCGTGCTCGCGCTCGTGATGACCGCCGTGTTCGACGCGACCGGCACGATTCGCGCGGTCGCGGGCCAGGCGGGCCAGCTCGATGAAAGTGGCCGCATCATCAACGGCGGGCGCGCGCTGACCGCCGATTCGGTCAGCTCGATCTTCTCCGGCTTCCTCGGCGGTGCGCCGGCGGCGGCCTACATCGAGTCGAGCGTCGGCGTGGCGGCCGGTGCGAAGACGGGCCTCGCCGCCGCGGTGGTCGGCGTGCTGTTCCTGGTCGTGATGTTCTTCTCGCCGCTCGCCGGCCTCGTGCCGTCGTACGCAACGGCCCCCGCGCTGATGTACGTCGGCCTGCTGATGCTCGGCAGCGTGAGCAAGCTGCACATGGACGACATGGTCGATGCGATGTCGGGCCTCGTGTGCGCGGTATTCATCGTGCTGACCGCGAACATCGTGACCGGCATCATGCTGGGCTTCTCGACGCTCGTGATCGGCCGCATCGCCAGCGGCGAATTCCGCAAGCTCAACGTCGGCACCGTGCTCATCGCGGCCGTGCTCGTCACGTTCTATCTCGGCGGCTGGGCGATCTGA